A genomic stretch from Mycobacterium malmoense includes:
- the pgm gene encoding phosphoglucomutase (alpha-D-glucose-1,6-bisphosphate-dependent), whose protein sequence is MANPRAGQPAQPEDLVDLPHLVTSYYSIEPDPNDVAQQVVFGTSGHRGSALDGAFNEAHILAITQAIVEYRTAHGTTGPLFIGRDTHGLSEPAWVSALEVLAAHDVVAVVDSRDRYTPTPAISHAILTHNRGRTEGLADGIVVTPSHNPPSDGGFKYNPPNGGPADTDATNAIAKRANEILRDGVSAVRRVPLARALGTVQRHDYLGNYVDDLPNVVDVAAIRGAGVRIGADPLGGASVDYWGAVAERHNLDLTVVNPLVDATWRFMTLDHDGKIRMDCSSPDAMAGLIRTMSGHPDRYQIATGNDADADRHGIVTPDAGLLNPNHYLAVAIDYLYTHRPSWPAGIAVGKTAVSSSIIDRVVAGMGRKLVEVPVGFKWFVDGLIGGTIGFGGEESAGASFLRRDGSVWTTDKDGIILALLASEILAVTGLSPSQRYRELTAEYGAPCYARVDAPADREQKARLAKLSAEQVTATELAGEPITAKLTAAPGNGAPLGGLKVTTANAWFAARPSGTEDVYKIYAESFLGPEHLAEVQQAAREVVNQVIG, encoded by the coding sequence GTGGCCAACCCGCGTGCCGGTCAGCCGGCCCAGCCCGAAGACCTTGTCGATCTGCCCCACCTGGTCACGTCGTATTACTCGATCGAACCCGATCCCAACGACGTCGCCCAGCAGGTGGTGTTCGGCACCTCGGGTCACCGCGGTTCGGCGCTCGACGGAGCGTTCAACGAAGCCCACATTCTGGCGATCACGCAGGCCATCGTCGAGTACCGCACGGCGCACGGCACCACCGGGCCGTTGTTCATCGGCCGTGACACCCATGGCCTTTCGGAGCCGGCGTGGGTGTCGGCGCTGGAGGTGCTGGCCGCCCATGACGTCGTAGCCGTGGTCGACTCCCGCGACCGCTACACGCCGACGCCGGCGATCAGTCACGCCATCCTCACCCACAACCGGGGCCGTACCGAGGGGCTGGCCGACGGGATTGTGGTGACGCCGTCGCACAATCCGCCGTCCGACGGTGGCTTCAAGTACAACCCGCCCAACGGCGGCCCGGCCGACACCGACGCGACCAACGCAATCGCCAAGCGCGCCAACGAGATTCTGCGCGACGGGGTTTCGGCGGTGAGGCGGGTGCCGCTGGCGCGCGCCCTGGGGACCGTCCAGCGTCACGACTACCTGGGCAACTATGTCGACGACCTGCCCAACGTGGTCGACGTCGCCGCGATCCGCGGGGCCGGGGTGCGTATCGGCGCCGACCCGCTCGGCGGGGCCAGCGTGGACTACTGGGGCGCTGTTGCCGAACGGCACAACTTGGACCTCACCGTGGTCAATCCGCTGGTCGACGCGACGTGGCGGTTCATGACGCTCGACCACGACGGCAAAATCCGGATGGACTGCAGCTCGCCGGACGCGATGGCTGGGCTCATCCGAACGATGTCTGGCCACCCGGACCGCTACCAAATCGCCACCGGCAACGACGCCGACGCCGATCGCCACGGCATCGTCACCCCGGACGCGGGGCTGCTCAACCCGAACCACTATCTGGCGGTGGCCATCGACTACCTCTACACCCATCGGCCGTCCTGGCCGGCCGGCATCGCCGTCGGCAAGACCGCGGTCAGCTCGTCGATCATCGACCGGGTGGTCGCCGGCATGGGCCGCAAGCTGGTCGAGGTGCCGGTCGGGTTCAAGTGGTTCGTCGACGGCCTGATCGGCGGCACCATCGGCTTCGGCGGCGAGGAGTCGGCGGGGGCGTCGTTCCTGCGGCGCGACGGCTCGGTGTGGACCACCGACAAGGACGGCATCATCCTGGCGCTGCTGGCTTCCGAGATCCTGGCGGTCACCGGGCTGAGTCCGTCGCAGCGCTATCGGGAGCTGACCGCCGAATACGGTGCACCGTGTTATGCGCGCGTCGACGCGCCCGCCGATCGCGAGCAGAAGGCCCGGCTGGCCAAGCTGTCAGCCGAGCAGGTGACCGCGACCGAGCTGGCGGGGGAGCCGATCACCGCGAAGCTGACCGCCGCCCCGGGCAACGGCGCGCCGCTGGGCGGATTGAAGGTGACGACGGCCAACGCGTGGTTTGCCGCGCGACCGTCGGGCACCGAGGACGTGTACAAGATCTACGCCGAGTCCTTCCTTGGGCCCGAGCACCTGGCCGAGGTGCAGCAGGCCGCCCGTGAGGTGGTGAACCAGGTCATCGGGTAA
- a CDS encoding YlcI/YnfO family protein, protein MNHPMTPDEEYEFYARPENQEPQGPGRRRLTATVPVRFPPELLEQVRAAAAADDRSVSSWIRRAVEHELRHPA, encoded by the coding sequence ATGAACCACCCCATGACCCCCGACGAGGAATACGAGTTCTACGCGCGCCCGGAAAACCAGGAACCCCAGGGACCAGGGCGCCGTCGGCTGACCGCCACCGTTCCGGTCCGCTTCCCGCCCGAGCTGTTGGAGCAAGTACGCGCGGCGGCAGCTGCGGACGACCGGTCGGTCTCCTCGTGGATTCGCCGCGCGGTCGAACACGAACTTCGCCATCCGGCTTAA
- a CDS encoding DUF2232 domain-containing protein, whose amino-acid sequence MGALCAAIAIVAVVLPHAGGLGLLGTVPMGLLAYRYRLRVLITATVAAGVIGFLVVGLSGFGAVALCAYVGGLAGIVKRRGRGTPTVIAASSGAGVVVGAVGVVALTVLTRLRQLVFHAITAAVDGVAAVLARVPHLQAATQELKRLFAEALDYWPWLVLGYAVVAIVVASLIGWWALSRVLERLGGIPDVHKLDASAGNGPIQPVPVQLDEVRLRYPHTDHDALRTVSLDVRAGEHVAITGANGSGKTTLMLILAGREPTSGTVERPGAVGLGQPGGTAVIMQHPESQVLGTRVADDVVWGLPPGKITDVGRLLAEVGLAGLAERDTGGLSGGELQRLAVAAALAREPALLIADEVTSMVDQQGRDALLAVFSGLTDRHQTALVHITHYSNEAVYADRTINLSDSLDNTAMVETAPAPAPTAAAGHQSQAPVLELASVGHEYGSGTPWAQTALRDISFVVHEGDGLLIHGGNGSGKSTLAWIMAGLTTPTTGTCLLDERHTSEQVGAVALQFQAARLQLMRSRVDLEVASAGGFSPDDHARVTAALAVVGLDAALAKRRIDQLSGGQMRRVVLAGLLARSPRVLILDEPLAGLDAASARGLVRLLADRRRDTGLTVVVISHDFAGLEELCPRILHLRDGLLEPAPDAARGDELTATTPARHPARRPPRPVVLLRPVPGHSAIHQLWAGTKLIVAFGISVLLTLYPEWLTIGLVATLVLAGAWVAHIPRGVLPSPPRWLWILLAVVGGTAILAGGGPQIQVGTVSLGLGGLLEFLRLTALSIVLLGMGALVSWTTNVAEIAPAVATLGRRLRPLRIPVDDWSVALALALRTFPMLIDEFRVLYAARRLRPKQTPRTRGARLRWLAADVIDLIVAVVTVTLRRADEMGDAITARGGTGQISAAPSRPKRADWVALSIVSVVCAAALAAGLVLGG is encoded by the coding sequence ATGGGTGCCCTGTGCGCGGCGATCGCGATCGTTGCGGTCGTCCTCCCGCACGCAGGGGGGCTGGGACTATTGGGCACGGTGCCGATGGGGCTGCTGGCCTATCGCTACCGGCTCCGCGTGCTGATCACCGCGACGGTCGCCGCTGGGGTGATCGGCTTCCTGGTGGTCGGTTTGAGTGGGTTCGGGGCGGTCGCGCTCTGCGCCTATGTTGGCGGGCTGGCCGGAATCGTGAAACGCCGTGGCCGCGGCACGCCGACCGTGATCGCGGCATCCTCGGGCGCCGGTGTTGTGGTTGGTGCCGTGGGTGTCGTCGCGTTGACCGTCCTGACCCGGCTTCGGCAGCTGGTGTTCCACGCGATCACCGCCGCCGTGGACGGAGTCGCGGCCGTCCTGGCACGGGTGCCGCACCTGCAGGCGGCCACGCAGGAGCTCAAGCGGTTGTTCGCCGAAGCACTGGATTACTGGCCGTGGCTCGTTCTCGGATACGCCGTGGTCGCGATCGTGGTCGCTTCGCTGATCGGCTGGTGGGCGCTGTCGCGGGTGCTGGAGCGGCTGGGCGGCATTCCCGATGTGCACAAACTGGACGCGTCGGCCGGCAACGGGCCGATCCAGCCGGTCCCGGTGCAGCTGGACGAGGTGCGCCTCCGCTACCCACACACCGACCACGACGCGCTGCGTACGGTCAGCCTGGACGTGCGGGCCGGCGAACATGTCGCGATTACCGGCGCCAACGGCTCGGGGAAAACCACGCTGATGCTGATCCTGGCCGGCCGCGAACCGACATCGGGCACTGTCGAACGCCCCGGCGCGGTGGGCCTCGGTCAGCCCGGTGGCACCGCCGTCATCATGCAGCATCCGGAAAGCCAGGTGCTGGGCACGCGGGTCGCCGACGACGTGGTCTGGGGACTGCCGCCCGGCAAGATCACTGACGTCGGCCGGTTACTCGCCGAAGTCGGGCTGGCCGGCCTCGCCGAACGCGACACTGGCGGCCTGTCCGGCGGGGAACTGCAGCGCTTGGCGGTGGCCGCGGCACTGGCGCGGGAGCCGGCGCTGCTCATCGCCGACGAGGTCACCAGCATGGTCGACCAGCAGGGCCGCGACGCGTTGCTGGCCGTGTTTTCCGGCCTGACCGACCGCCACCAAACCGCTCTGGTGCACATCACCCACTACAGCAACGAGGCGGTTTACGCCGACCGCACAATCAATCTCAGCGATTCGCTGGACAACACCGCTATGGTCGAGACCGCGCCCGCGCCGGCGCCGACGGCTGCGGCGGGACACCAATCCCAGGCGCCGGTGCTCGAACTCGCGAGCGTCGGCCACGAATACGGCAGTGGCACCCCGTGGGCGCAGACCGCGCTGCGCGATATCAGCTTCGTGGTACACGAGGGCGACGGGCTTTTGATCCACGGCGGCAACGGCTCCGGTAAGTCGACGCTGGCGTGGATCATGGCCGGATTGACGACTCCGACCACAGGCACCTGCCTCCTCGACGAGCGCCACACCTCTGAGCAGGTCGGCGCGGTTGCGCTCCAGTTCCAAGCGGCCCGGCTGCAGCTGATGCGCAGCCGCGTCGACCTGGAAGTGGCATCGGCGGGCGGGTTTTCGCCGGACGATCACGCCCGGGTGACCGCGGCGCTGGCCGTTGTGGGCTTGGATGCCGCGCTGGCGAAGCGGCGCATCGACCAGCTCAGCGGCGGCCAGATGCGCCGGGTGGTCCTGGCCGGGTTGCTGGCGCGGTCGCCGCGCGTCTTGATCCTCGACGAGCCGCTGGCGGGGCTGGACGCCGCCAGCGCGCGCGGTCTGGTGCGGCTGCTCGCGGATCGTCGCCGCGACACCGGCCTGACCGTGGTGGTTATTTCGCATGACTTCGCAGGGCTGGAGGAGCTGTGCCCGCGCATCCTGCACCTGCGCGACGGTCTGCTGGAACCGGCGCCGGACGCGGCCCGGGGCGATGAGTTGACGGCGACCACACCGGCGCGGCATCCGGCCCGGCGCCCACCTCGACCCGTTGTGCTGCTGCGCCCGGTGCCCGGACACTCCGCCATCCACCAGCTGTGGGCGGGCACCAAACTGATTGTTGCTTTTGGTATTTCGGTGTTGTTGACGTTGTACCCGGAATGGCTGACGATCGGACTTGTGGCCACACTGGTGCTGGCGGGAGCGTGGGTCGCCCACATTCCCCGAGGCGTGCTGCCGTCGCCGCCGCGCTGGCTGTGGATCCTGCTGGCCGTCGTCGGCGGCACCGCGATATTGGCCGGCGGTGGTCCGCAGATCCAGGTGGGCACGGTTTCGCTCGGTCTCGGCGGCCTGTTGGAATTCCTGCGCCTCACCGCGCTGTCGATCGTGTTGCTCGGGATGGGCGCGCTGGTGTCGTGGACGACCAACGTCGCCGAAATCGCGCCGGCAGTAGCCACTCTGGGTCGCCGACTGCGACCATTGCGAATCCCGGTCGACGACTGGTCGGTCGCGTTGGCGCTCGCGTTGCGTACTTTCCCGATGCTGATCGATGAATTTCGGGTGCTCTACGCCGCGCGCCGGTTGCGGCCCAAACAGACACCGCGGACTCGCGGGGCGCGCCTGCGGTGGCTCGCGGCAGACGTGATCGACCTGATCGTCGCGGTCGTCACCGTGACACTGCGGCGCGCAGACGAGATGGGCGACGCGATCACCGCTCGCGGCGGCACCGGCCAGATCTCGGCGGCCCCGTCGCGGCCGAAACGGGCCGACTGGGTGGCACTTTCGATCGTATCGGTGGTGTGTGCGGCCGCCTTGGCGGCAGGGTTGGTGTTGGGCGGCTGA
- the eno gene encoding phosphopyruvate hydratase gives MMRIESVVARQLLDCKARPLVEVEITTDTGHVGRGASPTGTSVGVHEAFVLRDGDRAEYNGLSVHRAVSVVTDEIAPVLVGAELDDPRSLDRVMIELDGTPDKHRLGGNAIYSTSIALLRAASAAAGMPTYNYVGSLLGLKPPTTVPAPSFNMINGGRYGDVFQTFNEFLVVPYRADSIESAVEKGVTLFGALGEVLARRLGRAPLVAASYGYVAPSSDPRIVMELLAEAVERAGCADVMAFALDCASSEVYEKSTQTYALNGERVTAEALIDYARALSEDFPMVFIEDLLDGDDWEGFTKAVQNIDRSIILGDDLIVTNRDRLERAVKTSAVDGFILKPNQVGTIAEALDCFEYASQNAILAIPSGRSGGVIDDVVMDLAVGLGAPFQKNGAPRSGERIEKLNFLLRAAERIPNCTLADVPALVRF, from the coding sequence TTGATGCGGATCGAATCCGTCGTCGCCCGTCAGCTGCTGGACTGCAAGGCACGTCCCTTGGTTGAGGTTGAAATCACCACCGACACCGGTCATGTCGGCCGCGGCGCATCGCCGACGGGAACCTCGGTCGGCGTGCATGAAGCGTTCGTGCTGCGTGACGGAGACCGGGCCGAATATAACGGGCTTAGCGTGCATCGCGCCGTCTCCGTCGTGACCGACGAAATCGCCCCCGTTCTTGTCGGCGCCGAACTCGACGACCCGCGGTCCCTGGACCGGGTCATGATCGAACTCGACGGCACCCCGGACAAGCACCGGCTCGGCGGAAACGCGATCTACTCCACCTCGATCGCGCTGCTGCGTGCGGCTTCCGCCGCGGCGGGGATGCCTACCTACAACTACGTCGGCTCACTGCTCGGACTCAAACCGCCGACAACCGTGCCGGCGCCCAGCTTCAACATGATCAACGGCGGCCGCTACGGGGATGTCTTCCAGACGTTCAACGAATTCCTGGTGGTGCCTTATCGCGCCGACTCCATCGAGTCCGCAGTCGAGAAGGGGGTGACTTTGTTTGGAGCGCTGGGCGAGGTGCTTGCCCGGCGACTCGGCCGGGCACCGCTGGTGGCAGCGTCGTACGGGTATGTCGCTCCGTCCAGCGACCCGCGAATCGTGATGGAGCTGCTGGCCGAGGCGGTCGAGCGCGCCGGCTGTGCCGACGTCATGGCGTTTGCACTGGACTGTGCATCCAGCGAGGTGTACGAGAAGAGCACGCAGACATACGCATTGAACGGCGAGCGGGTTACCGCGGAGGCTCTGATCGACTATGCCCGGGCGCTGTCGGAGGATTTCCCGATGGTATTCATCGAGGACCTGCTCGACGGGGATGACTGGGAGGGGTTTACGAAAGCGGTTCAGAACATTGACCGCTCGATCATCCTCGGCGACGATCTGATCGTCACTAACCGCGACCGCCTGGAACGCGCCGTAAAGACCTCGGCCGTGGACGGCTTCATCCTGAAGCCCAATCAGGTGGGGACTATCGCCGAGGCGCTGGACTGCTTCGAATACGCCTCGCAGAACGCCATTCTGGCGATCCCGTCGGGTAGGTCGGGTGGTGTTATCGACGATGTCGTGATGGACCTGGCGGTCGGACTGGGGGCGCCGTTCCAGAAAAACGGCGCACCGCGGTCGGGCGAGCGCATCGAAAAGCTCAACTTTCTGCTGCGCGCAGCCGAACGCATCCCCAACTGCACGCTTGCGGACGTGCCGGCATTGGTGCGGTTCTAA
- a CDS encoding DMT family transporter, with amino-acid sequence MTKTGVAVVLALFAAFASALGNVVRQRSAQEITDRNVGHLELFCLSVRDVRWWLGAGGAIANYALQAAALALGSVVMVTALQVTALLFALPIYARMTRRRLTRWEWTWALLLTGALAVLVAVGDPGAGAARGSLQSWIVVASIMGPALVFCVLGARIWSASFAAMLFALVAGSSLALFAVLTKAVIQAARAGLGPLLSTAEFYFWIPAALAGMVFQQSSFRAGSLTAALPTSVVAKPVIGSILGMSVLGETLHTSGSDKFVLLAGVILVFIATGALARGEAAAMSTEDAAETAKECPWQDSSHRDDGAAPHAWA; translated from the coding sequence ATGACGAAAACGGGTGTCGCCGTTGTCCTGGCCCTATTCGCTGCCTTCGCGTCCGCGCTCGGCAATGTGGTCCGGCAACGATCCGCGCAGGAGATCACCGACAGAAACGTCGGCCACCTCGAGCTCTTTTGCCTGTCGGTGCGTGATGTGCGGTGGTGGCTGGGGGCCGGAGGGGCGATCGCCAACTATGCGTTGCAGGCCGCGGCGCTGGCGCTGGGATCGGTCGTGATGGTGACGGCGTTACAGGTGACCGCGCTGCTGTTCGCGTTGCCCATCTACGCGCGGATGACCCGTCGCCGTCTGACTCGCTGGGAATGGACCTGGGCGCTTCTGCTGACCGGCGCGCTGGCGGTACTCGTCGCCGTCGGCGATCCGGGCGCCGGCGCAGCGCGCGGCTCGCTGCAATCCTGGATTGTGGTCGCCTCGATCATGGGCCCGGCGCTGGTCTTCTGCGTTCTCGGCGCCCGCATTTGGTCGGCATCGTTCGCTGCGATGTTGTTTGCGCTCGTCGCCGGCTCGTCGCTGGCGTTGTTCGCGGTGCTTACCAAAGCGGTAATCCAGGCGGCCAGGGCAGGCTTGGGGCCGCTGTTGAGCACCGCTGAGTTCTATTTTTGGATACCGGCCGCACTGGCGGGGATGGTCTTTCAACAGTCGTCATTCCGCGCCGGCTCGCTCACCGCCGCGCTGCCGACGTCGGTCGTAGCCAAGCCAGTGATCGGTTCGATACTGGGTATGTCTGTCCTCGGCGAAACGCTGCACACCAGCGGCTCAGACAAATTCGTGCTGCTCGCCGGAGTGATCTTGGTTTTCATCGCCACCGGTGCACTGGCCCGGGGCGAAGCCGCGGCCATGTCGACGGAGGATGCGGCAGAAACTGCCAAAGAATGCCCTTGGCAAGACAGCAGCCACCGAGATGACGGCGCGGCGCCCCACGCGTGGGCATGA
- a CDS encoding sensor histidine kinase, whose amino-acid sequence MVVLFALTFAGASLDLILYRSLLAGVDDATVGRVRAIVDALHSDSPDDLDSTLLTTNQRVVAVQVVDPDGKVVRRSGLAPATPLIPITEFDLNLRRGMPDDAVPKDDMRVSAQRVNTAAGEYTVIVGGGSEAVEATARIVALLFACGAPIIIGVAATASYRLVRRSLQSVDAIRSRVAEISTSDLAERVPVPASRDEIAALAVTMNEMLERLEAGHRAQKQFLSDASHELRSPLATIVSGLEVVEAHPDLLNAELVIDTLLPEAHRMRLLIEDLLLLARADEQSLVMRKEQVPLDELAEVEAARVRRGVHCAIHTTISPARLIGDSAAVSRVIRNLVDNAVRHAKSRVDISVGSRGDNVVLIVGDDGPGIAPADRARVFERFLRLDADRARSGGGTGLGLAIVAEVVAAHGGTVSIDDRRGGGTTIIVTFPQQTNR is encoded by the coding sequence ATGGTGGTCCTGTTTGCCCTTACGTTCGCGGGTGCGAGCTTGGACCTGATCTTGTATCGGTCGTTGCTGGCCGGTGTCGACGACGCCACCGTGGGCAGAGTTCGCGCCATTGTTGACGCCCTGCACTCGGATTCGCCCGACGATCTAGACAGCACGCTGCTGACCACCAACCAGCGAGTGGTCGCAGTTCAAGTGGTAGACCCCGATGGCAAGGTGGTGAGGCGGTCCGGGTTGGCGCCTGCAACACCGCTGATACCCATTACCGAGTTTGATCTCAACTTGCGCCGCGGCATGCCAGACGATGCGGTGCCCAAGGACGACATGCGTGTGAGTGCGCAAAGGGTCAACACCGCAGCCGGTGAGTACACGGTGATCGTCGGAGGAGGTAGCGAGGCAGTCGAGGCGACCGCACGGATCGTCGCGCTGCTGTTCGCCTGCGGCGCACCGATCATCATCGGGGTAGCGGCGACTGCCAGCTACAGGCTCGTTCGCCGGTCACTCCAATCCGTGGACGCTATCCGCAGCCGGGTGGCTGAAATCTCAACCTCCGACTTGGCCGAGCGGGTACCCGTTCCCGCGAGTCGTGACGAAATTGCAGCCCTGGCGGTCACCATGAACGAAATGCTGGAGCGCCTCGAAGCCGGCCACCGCGCGCAAAAGCAGTTCCTCAGCGACGCCTCTCACGAACTACGCAGTCCGCTGGCCACCATCGTCTCCGGATTGGAAGTCGTCGAAGCTCATCCCGACCTACTCAATGCGGAATTGGTGATCGACACCCTGCTTCCCGAGGCCCACCGCATGCGCTTGCTCATCGAGGATCTACTTTTACTCGCCCGCGCCGACGAACAAAGCCTGGTGATGCGCAAAGAGCAGGTGCCGCTCGACGAACTTGCCGAAGTGGAGGCCGCTCGTGTGCGGCGCGGCGTGCACTGCGCGATCCACACCACAATCTCCCCGGCGCGTTTGATCGGCGACTCGGCAGCGGTCTCGCGGGTGATCCGCAATCTGGTGGATAACGCTGTCCGCCACGCGAAATCGCGCGTCGACATCAGCGTCGGCAGCCGAGGCGACAACGTCGTACTCATCGTCGGTGATGACGGCCCAGGTATCGCCCCGGCCGACCGAGCCCGGGTCTTCGAACGGTTCCTGCGCTTGGACGCAGACCGCGCCCGCAGCGGCGGGGGAACCGGCTTGGGCTTAGCGATTGTCGCCGAGGTCGTGGCGGCCCACGGTGGCACGGTCAGTATCGACGACCGTCGCGGTGGCGGAACTACGATTATCGTGACGTTTCCTCAACAAACCAACCGGTAG
- a CDS encoding response regulator transcription factor → MRVLLVEDEPRLSATLSLGLKAEGFVVVAVGTGVEGLHEATENSFDVVVLDIMLPGHSGYEVLRRMRARGVWTPVLMLTAKDGEYDETDAFDLGADDYLTKPFSFRVLVARLRALVRRGAPERPVVLTAGSLSLDPVRHMVQRDATQIALTPREFGLLEFLMRNKDRVVTKAKILRNVWDAHYQGPDNVVEVYVGYLRRKIDVPFGTNTIETIRGVGYRLVC, encoded by the coding sequence ATGAGAGTTCTCCTCGTCGAGGACGAGCCACGATTGTCGGCGACTCTGTCTTTGGGGTTGAAGGCCGAAGGCTTCGTCGTAGTCGCCGTTGGCACGGGCGTCGAGGGTCTGCACGAGGCCACCGAGAACAGCTTCGACGTGGTGGTTCTCGACATAATGCTCCCCGGGCACAGCGGATACGAGGTGCTGCGTCGAATGCGAGCGCGAGGCGTTTGGACGCCGGTGCTCATGCTGACCGCCAAGGACGGTGAGTACGACGAGACCGACGCGTTCGACCTTGGAGCCGATGACTACCTGACAAAACCGTTTTCGTTTCGAGTGCTGGTGGCGCGCCTGCGCGCGTTGGTGCGCCGCGGCGCGCCAGAGCGGCCGGTGGTGTTGACCGCTGGATCGCTATCTTTGGATCCCGTTCGGCACATGGTGCAACGCGACGCGACGCAGATCGCGTTGACTCCTCGTGAGTTCGGGCTGCTGGAGTTTCTCATGCGCAACAAGGACAGGGTGGTGACTAAGGCCAAGATCTTGCGCAACGTGTGGGATGCCCACTACCAGGGGCCTGACAATGTTGTTGAGGTGTATGTAGGGTATCTGCGTCGCAAGATCGATGTTCCTTTCGGTACCAATACTATTGAGACGATTCGTGGTGTCGGCTACCGGTTGGTTTGTTGA
- a CDS encoding SDR family NAD(P)-dependent oxidoreductase has protein sequence MSGLEGKVALVTGASSGLGAETARLLSRQGATVFGLGRDTGRLAEVFADVERGSYASVDVASAQACRDAVEQCVRELGGLDVLINIAGRHQMRRTESMTDDDWAQDLAVNLNGPFYLCRAALPHLLERGGNIVNVSSIAGVEGQAYSAGYCAAKHGLIGLTRALAVEYTADRLRVNAVCPGGMLTPQLERFSAPDNPNFDLIMRTASPRGMMAPLDVANVIAFLASDAAAAVHGAVYRVDNGKGAG, from the coding sequence ATGTCGGGACTAGAGGGCAAGGTAGCGCTCGTGACCGGTGCGTCGTCGGGCCTCGGCGCTGAGACGGCCCGGCTGCTTTCCCGCCAGGGCGCAACGGTTTTCGGCCTAGGCCGGGATACGGGACGCTTGGCCGAAGTGTTCGCCGACGTGGAACGGGGTTCATACGCGTCGGTGGACGTTGCTTCGGCGCAGGCCTGCAGGGACGCGGTGGAACAGTGCGTCCGCGAGTTGGGCGGACTGGACGTCCTTATCAACATCGCCGGGCGACACCAGATGCGGCGTACGGAGTCGATGACCGACGACGACTGGGCGCAAGACCTTGCGGTCAACCTGAACGGGCCGTTCTACCTCTGCAGGGCCGCACTGCCCCACCTGCTGGAGCGAGGCGGCAACATCGTTAACGTCAGCTCCATTGCCGGCGTCGAAGGCCAGGCCTATTCGGCCGGCTACTGCGCCGCCAAGCACGGGCTCATCGGGCTCACTCGTGCCCTGGCCGTGGAGTACACCGCGGATCGCTTGCGCGTCAACGCGGTATGTCCGGGCGGCATGCTGACGCCGCAACTCGAACGGTTCAGCGCGCCGGACAACCCGAACTTCGACCTGATCATGCGCACGGCCTCGCCACGCGGCATGATGGCGCCCCTCGACGTCGCGAACGTGATCGCGTTCCTTGCCAGCGATGCCGCCGCCGCCGTCCACGGCGCCGTCTATCGGGTCGACAACGGCAAGGGCGCCGGCTAA